A genomic segment from Nematostella vectensis chromosome 6, jaNemVect1.1, whole genome shotgun sequence encodes:
- the LOC5512035 gene encoding homocysteine S-methyltransferase YbgG isoform X2: MDSNYRVLDGGLAYLLAERGFKIDGDPLWSARVLVENPEAVKQVHKSFLTHGSDIITTATYQASISGFCKHLGVTADEARKLIQRGVHIARESVDEFWDKHSNSVCSNDRIKPQVAGSVCPYGACQSDGSEYHGNYVDTMTIKNLMDWHRPQIQALVETGLDLLAFETIPAQKEGEALVQLLKEFPGTKAWLSYSCKDGSHTSHNEDFVSAIMAAVADSEQSLIRRLKPKTTLPIVIYPNKGEEWIDRRWQDTGNVPPVVSYLDEWIDSGAQWIGGCCRTSLTDISETRAAIARRTSKPGIG, translated from the exons ATGGATTCTAATTATCGAGTACTGGATGGTGGCTTGGCATACCTACTAGCAGAACGAGGATTCAAAATAGAT GGTGATCCACTTTGGAGTGCAAGAGTTTTAGTTGAAAATCCAGAAGCAGTGAAACAAGTACACAAAAG TTTCCTGACTCATGGGTCTGACATTATCACTACAGCAACATACCAG GCAAGCATTAGTGGTTTCTGTAAACACCTTGGCGTGACAGCTGATGAGGCCAGGAAGCTGATTCAAAGAGGTGTTCATATAGCAAGAGAGTCTGTTGACGAATTCTGGGACAAGCACTCCAACTCA GTTTGTTCAAATGATAGAATCAAGCCCCAAGTTGCTGGATCAGTCTGCCCATATGGTGCATGTCAATCTGATGGCTCTGAGTACCATGGCAACTACGTGGATACCATGACCATTAAG AATTTGATGGATTGGCATCGACCTCAAATACAAGCTTTAGTAGAGACTGGCCTGGATCTGTTAGCATTTGAGACCATACCAGCACAG AAAGAAGGTGAAGCCCTCGTACAGCTTCTGAAAGAATTCCCAGGGACAAAAGCATGGCTTTCTTATAGTTGTAAG GATGGATCCCACACTTCACACAATGAAGACTTTGTGTCTGCAATCATGGCTGCCGTCGCTGACTCAGAACAG TCGTTAATTCGAAGACTTAAACCCAAGACAACACTTCCAATCGTTATCTATCCAAACAAAGGAGAAGAATGGATAGACAGAAG GTGGCAAGACACGGGCAATGTCCCGCCGGTAGTGTCTTATCTTGACGAGTGGATTGATTCTGGTGCACAATGGATCG gtGGCTGTTGCCGCACATCTTTGACTGACATTTCTGAAACACGGGCTGCAATAGCTAGGCGTACGAGCAAGCCAGGCATAGGCTAG
- the LOC5512035 gene encoding homocysteine S-methyltransferase YbgG isoform X1: MDSNYRVLDGGLAYLLAERGFKIDGDPLWSARVLVENPEAVKQVHKSFLTHGSDIITTATYQASISGFCKHLGVTADEARKLIQRGVHIARESVDEFWDKHSNSVCSNDRIKPQVAGSVCPYGACQSDGSEYHGNYVDTMTIKNLMDWHRPQIQALVETGLDLLAFETIPAQKEGEALVQLLKEFPGTKAWLSYSCKDGSHTSHNEDFVSAIMAAVADSEQIIAVGNNCCSPVYVTSLIRRLKPKTTLPIVIYPNKGEEWIDRRWQDTGNVPPVVSYLDEWIDSGAQWIGGCCRTSLTDISETRAAIARRTSKPGIG; this comes from the exons ATGGATTCTAATTATCGAGTACTGGATGGTGGCTTGGCATACCTACTAGCAGAACGAGGATTCAAAATAGAT GGTGATCCACTTTGGAGTGCAAGAGTTTTAGTTGAAAATCCAGAAGCAGTGAAACAAGTACACAAAAG TTTCCTGACTCATGGGTCTGACATTATCACTACAGCAACATACCAG GCAAGCATTAGTGGTTTCTGTAAACACCTTGGCGTGACAGCTGATGAGGCCAGGAAGCTGATTCAAAGAGGTGTTCATATAGCAAGAGAGTCTGTTGACGAATTCTGGGACAAGCACTCCAACTCA GTTTGTTCAAATGATAGAATCAAGCCCCAAGTTGCTGGATCAGTCTGCCCATATGGTGCATGTCAATCTGATGGCTCTGAGTACCATGGCAACTACGTGGATACCATGACCATTAAG AATTTGATGGATTGGCATCGACCTCAAATACAAGCTTTAGTAGAGACTGGCCTGGATCTGTTAGCATTTGAGACCATACCAGCACAG AAAGAAGGTGAAGCCCTCGTACAGCTTCTGAAAGAATTCCCAGGGACAAAAGCATGGCTTTCTTATAGTTGTAAG GATGGATCCCACACTTCACACAATGAAGACTTTGTGTCTGCAATCATGGCTGCCGTCGCTGACTCAGAACAG ATCATAGCCGTGGGCAACAATTGTTGTTCACCCGTTTACGTCACG TCGTTAATTCGAAGACTTAAACCCAAGACAACACTTCCAATCGTTATCTATCCAAACAAAGGAGAAGAATGGATAGACAGAAG GTGGCAAGACACGGGCAATGTCCCGCCGGTAGTGTCTTATCTTGACGAGTGGATTGATTCTGGTGCACAATGGATCG gtGGCTGTTGCCGCACATCTTTGACTGACATTTCTGAAACACGGGCTGCAATAGCTAGGCGTACGAGCAAGCCAGGCATAGGCTAG
- the LOC5512037 gene encoding vesicle transport protein GOT1B — MLPITDLQKIGIGVTGFGMFFLFFGVLLFFDKGLLAIGNILFISGLALVIGLERTFRFFFQKHKLRGSTCFLGGIMVVLIGWPLVGMIIETYGFVLLFSGFFPVVVNFLRRVPVIGNILNLPVISQIVSRVAGEPSNSMV; from the exons ATGCTTCCCATCACGGATTTACAAA AAATTGGCATCGGTGTCACCGGCTTTGGGATGTTCTTCTTGTTTTTTGGCGTACTACTGTTTTTCGATAAAGGTCTTCTTGCTATCGGCAAT ATACTTTTCATATCAGGACTGGCTCTAGTTATAGGACTGGAAAGAACATTTAGATTTTTCTTCCAAAAGCACAAGTTACGTGGTAGTACCTGCTTTCTTGGTGGTATCATGGTGGTGCTGATAGGCTGGCCTTTAGTGGGGATGATCATTGAGACCTATGGATTTGTTCTTCTGTTTAG TGGGTTTTTCCCTGTGGTAGTGAATTTCCTTAGAAGAGTTCCAGTTATTGGAAATATTCTTAATTTACCAGTTATAAGTCAG ATTGTAAGTAGAGTTGCAGGAGAGCCCAGCAATTCAATGGTATAG
- the LOC5512038 gene encoding activating molecule in BECN1-regulated autophagy protein 1, with protein sequence MPKSQGLLQCLIRRETGCSLATDKNTLLAHVEDSTANSCTNEERCDLPGSPRSTFLVCFSPDRSKMASTHGDHTIRIVNSYTGKCLRTLQGHPRTPWCIAFHPSADELVASGCLGGEVRIWDLKGGCEMYTPPDRAVIASLAFHPTDKVLLIATSNKLFFWKWDQPQPFACLQTNFLEEKVRLVKFSPFGDYILTGITNVTQMENGNGSQTSNQPPINHLLQSVSCTQLDSDQVSQYILRQSNSQSQSSSNPSSQSEMLSSQPNQLSESYLSNQSAPNQSENSLSSVNQSQTASNLSLNQSETIVSNFLEPASTTQASSSLLNEEVDVMPPTEGRLPFHAQSHTRPRHRSEVLQQVLNTHRHVPRREETIPTTIAASGHEAATGSLTYPSRQSAMSRTRGSGDYRGVFAIFRARDGGSWNLDTSEVEGEPTDVGRTSLLFNQGGSASESMSFSQVDSTRDAANIMESGTDSGGTLTTTSQGGLLFTRTPGQRNVTLRNVTTSSELVPQQGLSSQPEESGSFDDLGRNTGGYSGGTAVYDISVQPESVQDTGTFTRITTNPMHEPALHASVSHHYDDGNSGRSTDVTVSMDSVGLGNEEGPGYNANGDRLLSGVGSVFNVGSVSSRTSYVSHGSNYSSSLSTLSNAEGSGTAIATATARTFRHVHTAVVIANGTNGGPQVALRTAINRAIAGAFAGSGEGAVASNIINTTHRLQWWDFSKVKMPDIKNANTNVLVPCCKIHNDASCDISADGTLLATFVPSAFGFPDDGMLGIYSLKRESLGQCLFTKKFGPNAISVSLSALNRHVVVGLAARRIHWHLTSRQMMAQIFKLEADRKAEQSDDTGRPPVLPPAVCNIVLHERDNERRSHVSVNAAFWHPVVGCGIVYGTNRGDLRLVRQRR encoded by the exons ATGCCAAAGTCACAGGGATTGCTTCAGTGTCTTATACGGCGAGAAACTGGCTGCTCTCTCGCCACCGATAAAAATACTTTGCTGGCACACGTTGAAGACTCCACCGCGAATTCCTGTACAAATGAAGAG AGATGTGATCTGCCTGGCTCACCTCGCTCAACATTTTTGGTCTGCTTTAGCCCTGACAG GAGCAAGATGGCATCCACACATGGTGACCATACAATCCGGATTGTGAATAGCTACACTGGCAAATGCCTTCGCACACTCCAGGGACACCCGCGTACACCATGGTGCATTGCTTTTCATCCCTCTGCTGATGAACTTGTTGCGTCTGGTTGCTTGGGCGGTGAAGTTAGAATCTGGGATCTCAAA GGAGGATGTGAGATGTATACCCCTCCTGACAGAGCAGTTATAGCTTCCTTGGCATTTCATCCTACTGATAAGGTTTTACTCATTGCTACCAGCAACAAGCTTTTCTTTTGGAAATGGGACCAGCCTCAGCCATTTGCTTGCCTTCAAACCAACTTCTTGGAAGAAAAAGTCAG ACTTGTCAAGTTCTCCCCTTTTGGAGACTACATTCTTACTGGGATTACAAATGTTACACAAATG GAAAACGGGAATGGCTCACAAACAAG CAACCAGCCTCCGATCAACCACCTTCTACAGTCTGTTAGCTGCACTCAACTAGACAGTGACCAGGTGTCTCAGTACATCTTACGCCAGTCCAACAGCCAATCACAGTCTAGCTCAAACCCctctagccaatcagagatgCTTTCCAGCCAACCCAACCAATTAAGTGAAAGTTACCTTTCTAATCAATCAGCAcctaaccaatcagaaaatAGTTTGTCATCGGTCAACCAATCACAGACAGCCTCTAATTTATCCTTGAATCAGTCAGAAACGATTGTAAGTAACTTTTTAGAACCGGCCTCGACTACTCAAGCTTCTTCGAGCCTGCTTAATGAAGAAGTGGATGTCATGCCGCCAACAGAGGGCCGTCTCCCTTTCCACGCTCAGTCACATACACGACCTCGTCACCGGTCTGAAGTCCTACAACAAGTTCTGAATACTCACCGACACGTCCCTAGACGAGAAGAGACTATACCCACCACAATCGCCGCGTCTGGCCACGAAGCTGCCACCGGGAGTCTAACCTACCCTAGCCGGCAATCAGCAATGTCAAGGACGCGGGGATCAGGGGATTACCGTGGGGTTTTCGCGATCTTCCGCGCCCGAGATGGCGGGAGCTGGAACCTGGACACCTCGGAGGTTGAAGGGGAACCCACTGATGTGGGAAGAACGAGTTTGCTGTTTAACCAGGGAGGCTCTGCATCTGAAAGTATGAGTTTTAGTCAGGTTGATAGTACTAGAGATGCGGCAAATATTATGGAATCAGGAACAGACTCGGGAGGTACTTTGACAACAACTTCGCAAGGAGGTCTTCTCTTCACAAGGACGCCGGGACAGAGGAACGTTACACTTAGAAATGTGACCACATCTAGCGAGCTTGTACCACAGCAAGGTCTGTCCAGTCAACCTGAAGAGTCAGGAAGCTTTGATGATCTAGGTAGAAATACGGGCGGATATTCTGGCGGTACTGCGGTGTACGATATCTCAGTTCAACCGGAATCTGTGCAAGATACAGGGACGTTTACTAGAATCACCACAAATCCTATGCACGAGCCTGCACTGCATGCCAGCGTAAGTCATCACTATGACGACGGCAACAGCGGTCGTTCCACTGACGTCACCGTTAGTATGGACTCTGTAGGCCTAGGCAACGAAGAGGGGCCTGGGTACAATGCCAACGGTGACCGCCTTTTGTCGGGCGTGGGATCTGTATTCAATGTGGGATCCGTCAGTTCGAGGACAAGTTACGTTTCGCACGGGTCAAACTACAGCTCAAGCTTGTCCACTCTGTCCAACGCCGAAGGTTCAGGAACAGCTATCGCTACTGCGACTGCGCGAACGTTTCGCCACGTGCACACTGCGGTGGTGATCGCGAATGGCACCAATGGCGGCCCTCAGGTCGCGCTAAGGACCGCAATCAACCGCGCTATTGCGGGCGCGTTTGCTGGTAGTGGTGAGGGTGCAGTTGCGAGTAACATTATCAACACTACACACAGGCTACAGTGGTGGGACTTTTCCAAAGTCAAGATGCCGGATATCAAAAATG CAAATACGAACGTGCTGGTCCCATGCTGCAAAATCCACAATGACGCCAGCTGCGACATCTCTGCGGACGGTACCCTTCTCGCAACATTCGTGCCAAGTGCCTTTGGTTTCCCCGACGATGGAATGCTGGGTATTTATTCCTTGAAGAGAGAGAGCCTGGGGCAATGTTTGTTCACAAAAAAGTTTG GGCCGAATGCAATTTCCGTCAGCCTATCAGCCTTGAATCGACACGTCGTCGTGGGCCTAGCGGCCAGACGGATCCATTGGCATTTAACGTCACGTCAAATGATGGCGCAAATCTTCAAACTCGAGGCTGACCGGAAAGCGGAGCAGTCAGACGACACAGGAAGACCACCGGTCCTTCCTCCG GCCGTATGTAACATTGTGCTCCATGAGCGGGATAACGAGCGCCGGTCACATGTTAGCGTTAATGCCGCCTTCTGGCACCCTGTGGTGGGCTGTGGCATCGTTTACGGGACAAACCGAGGCGACCTGAGACTAGTGCGTCAGCGAAGGTGA